In bacterium, one genomic interval encodes:
- the tuf gene encoding elongation factor Tu, with protein AKFERTKEHVNVGTIGHVDHGKTTLTAAITEILSKKGLADYVPFDQIDKAPEERERGITIATAHVEYQSLKRHYAHVDCPGHADYVKNMITGAAQMDGAILVVSAADGPMPQTREHILLARQVGVPYMVVFMNKCDMVDDPELLELVELEIRELLTKYEFPGDEVPIVKGSALKALESGDADSPEAKCIFDLIDALESYVPTPVRELDKPFLMPVEDVFSISGRGTVATGRIERGVVNTGDKVELVGVRDTQSTVCTGVEMFRKILDQGIAGDNVGLLLRGMKKEDIERGMVVCKPGSVKPHTDFECEVYILSKEEGGRHTPFFTGYRPQFYFRTTDVTGSAHLPEGVEMVMPGDNIKMTIELITPIAMEEGLRFAIREGGRTVGAGVVAKILK; from the coding sequence GCAAAGTTCGAACGGACGAAGGAACACGTGAACGTGGGGACGATCGGTCACGTGGACCACGGCAAGACGACGCTGACGGCGGCGATCACGGAGATCCTGTCGAAGAAGGGCCTGGCGGACTACGTTCCGTTCGACCAGATCGACAAGGCTCCCGAGGAGCGCGAGCGCGGGATCACGATCGCGACCGCCCACGTGGAGTACCAGAGCCTGAAGCGCCACTACGCGCACGTGGACTGCCCGGGTCACGCGGACTACGTGAAGAACATGATCACCGGCGCGGCGCAGATGGACGGCGCGATCCTGGTGGTGTCGGCGGCCGACGGCCCGATGCCCCAGACGCGCGAGCACATCCTGCTGGCCCGCCAGGTGGGCGTTCCGTACATGGTCGTGTTCATGAACAAGTGCGACATGGTGGACGACCCTGAGCTGTTGGAGCTGGTGGAGCTGGAGATCCGGGAGCTGCTGACGAAGTACGAGTTCCCGGGCGACGAGGTGCCGATCGTGAAGGGTTCGGCGCTGAAGGCGCTGGAGAGCGGCGACGCGGACAGCCCCGAGGCGAAGTGCATCTTCGACCTGATCGACGCGTTGGAGAGCTACGTGCCGACGCCGGTGCGCGAGCTGGACAAGCCGTTCCTGATGCCCGTGGAGGACGTGTTCTCGATCTCCGGGCGCGGGACGGTGGCGACGGGCCGCATCGAGCGCGGCGTGGTGAACACGGGCGACAAGGTGGAGCTTGTCGGGGTGCGCGACACGCAGTCGACGGTATGCACGGGCGTGGAGATGTTCCGCAAGATCCTGGACCAGGGCATCGCCGGCGACAACGTGGGCCTGCTTCTGCGCGGGATGAAGAAGGAAGACATCGAGCGCGGGATGGTGGTGTGCAAGCCGGGTTCGGTGAAGCCGCACACGGACTTCGAGTGCGAAGTCTACATCCTGTCGAAGGAGGAGGGCGGCCGTCACACGCCGTTCTTCACGGGCTACCGCCCGCAGTTCTACTTCCGGACGACGGACGTGACGGGATCGGCTCACCTGCCCGAGGGCGTGGAGATGGTGATGCCGGGCGACAACATCAAGATGACGATCGAGCTGATCACGCCGATCGCGATGGAAGAGGGCCTGCGGTTCGCGATCCGCGAGGGCGGCCGCACGGTGGGCGCCGGGGTCGTCGCCAAGATCCTGAAGTGA
- the rpsJ gene encoding 30S ribosomal protein S10 — MAKQKIKIRLKAYEPAVLDRSALMIVQTALRTGALVRGPVPLPTRRSTYCVLRSPHVDKKSREQFEMRVHKRLIEIENSTPQTTEFLKKLTLPASVDVEIKV, encoded by the coding sequence TTGGCCAAGCAGAAGATCAAGATCCGCCTGAAGGCCTACGAGCCCGCGGTGCTGGATCGCTCGGCGCTGATGATCGTGCAGACGGCCCTGCGGACCGGGGCTTTGGTGCGGGGGCCGGTGCCCCTGCCCACCCGACGCTCGACGTACTGCGTGCTGCGCTCGCCCCACGTAGACAAGAAGTCCCGCGAGCAGTTCGAGATGCGCGTCCACAAGCGGCTCATCGAGATCGAGAACTCGACGCCCCAGACGACCGAGTTCCTCAAGAAGCTGACGCTGCCCGCGAGCGTCGATGTCGAGATCAAGGTCTGA
- the rplC gene encoding 50S ribosomal protein L3: MNGMIGRKLGMTRLFDEDGRHVPVTVIEAGPCVVTQVKTAAGADKYDAVQLGFGPLKPKNTPRPQKGHFEKAGTGPLRIVGEFTLDEGDAYVRGDRVDVSLFTGVARVDVTGVTRGFGFQGRIKRWNQGRGPASHGSKNVRMSGSTGMHTKPGRSLKNTSMAGQMGNKQETKKNLSVVRVDQERNLLLVKGSVPGSKNGIVYIRVSR; encoded by the coding sequence ATGAACGGAATGATCGGCAGGAAGCTCGGCATGACCCGCCTCTTCGACGAGGACGGGCGGCACGTGCCGGTGACGGTGATCGAGGCCGGCCCCTGCGTCGTGACGCAGGTCAAGACGGCCGCCGGCGCGGACAAGTACGACGCCGTGCAGCTCGGTTTCGGCCCGCTCAAGCCGAAGAACACGCCCCGCCCCCAGAAGGGCCACTTCGAGAAGGCCGGCACCGGCCCGCTGCGCATCGTCGGCGAGTTCACCCTCGACGAGGGCGACGCCTACGTCCGCGGCGACCGGGTCGACGTCTCGCTGTTCACGGGCGTGGCCCGCGTCGACGTGACCGGCGTGACGCGCGGGTTCGGGTTCCAGGGGCGCATCAAGCGCTGGAACCAGGGCCGCGGCCCCGCCTCGCACGGCTCGAAGAACGTGCGCATGTCCGGTTCGACCGGTATGCACACCAAGCCCGGCCGCTCGCTCAAGAACACGAGCATGGCGGGCCAGATGGGCAACAAGCAGGAGACCAAGAAGAACCTGTCGGTGGTCCGGGTCGACCAGGAGCGCAACCTGCTGCTGGTCAAGGGCAGCGTGCCCGGAAGCAAGAACGGGATCGTGTACATCCGGGTCAGCCGCTGA
- the rplD gene encoding 50S ribosomal protein L4, with the protein MATANLYNRSGETVGKVDLPDSLFAQEVHKQALYEAVRCYLANQRQGTHDTKTRGEVCKSSRKLYRQKGTGRARAGSAKSPVRVGGGTVFGPHPRDYGYKLPKKVKRLALCSALSDRAANERVAVVEDFTMAAPRTAELAKLLKGIATEGRHTLVVLPDSGGNVYKSLRNIQGVRVMRHVDLNTYTILWADNLVFTKGSLSGAEEVFGA; encoded by the coding sequence ATGGCAACCGCGAACCTGTACAACCGCAGCGGCGAGACGGTCGGCAAGGTCGACCTGCCCGATTCGCTGTTCGCGCAAGAGGTGCACAAGCAGGCCCTCTACGAGGCCGTGCGCTGCTACCTGGCCAACCAGCGCCAGGGCACGCACGACACCAAGACGCGCGGCGAAGTCTGCAAGTCCAGCCGCAAACTGTACCGCCAGAAGGGCACCGGCCGCGCCCGCGCGGGCAGCGCCAAGTCGCCCGTGCGCGTCGGCGGCGGCACCGTCTTCGGGCCGCACCCCCGCGACTACGGCTACAAGCTGCCCAAGAAGGTCAAGCGCCTGGCCCTGTGCTCCGCGCTGAGCGACCGCGCCGCCAACGAGCGGGTCGCCGTGGTGGAGGACTTCACCATGGCGGCGCCCCGCACGGCCGAGCTGGCGAAGCTCCTGAAGGGGATCGCGACCGAGGGCCGCCACACCCTGGTGGTGCTGCCGGACTCGGGCGGCAACGTCTACAAGTCGCTGCGGAACATCCAGGGCGTGCGCGTCATGCGCCACGTCGATCTCAACACGTACACCATCCTCTGGGCCGACAACCTGGTCTTCACCAAGGGGTCGCTCAGCGGTGCCGAGGAGGTGTTCGGAGCGTGA